In Papaver somniferum cultivar HN1 chromosome 9, ASM357369v1, whole genome shotgun sequence, the genomic stretch GAGTAAAGAGAAGAAATTCACAAACCTTATCAAACAACATCAACCCCGATTGATAACCTCATCAAACAACATCGTTAGGTTTGCTTGTGCAAGATCTGATTGATCTACCACATATTTGAGAAAAAATTTATACAGAAAATTGATTCACTGGAGGCTGATTGTGTTGATAAAAaccgaagttagggtttcgatctATAATTGATGAAGAAAAAGGGATCTTGGGTCTGTGTAGGAGAAAAATAAGAGAGAAGATTTCTGAAGAGGAAAATGAGAGAAGACAGAGAAGTTTCCGGTGCGGAGAGGAGAAAGAGGGGGGATAAAACCGACAATGAAAGAGAAAGTATAATAGATAATTATCCTACCTTAATTAGGGGCCATGGTTTCTAATTGGGGCCATTAAATTTTGTTTGCCCCAAAGTTTTCAGGAGTGTAAAAATCGAAaaatgaatatactattttatttttgattaatttttttcaaGTAACGATCCTCATTAAGGACTCTTCACCCATattaacgacagtttagggtcgtcatatacatcatgatcaaaacaataacgactctaaactgtcatacactaacgattctttttagagattaacgacagtCTATAGCGACATTTCTAAAATGattatgaaatcatactcgatttcattttgattacaaatgaaaatgaaaatagttttgtactcgaattgaaaacgagttgaactttatactcgaattgaaaacgagTACAACTTCTTAAACGATCGGAAATCGAGTATGAAGtcatactcattcttaactcgggtataaaaatgaattttaattttatttaatgtttaacaacacataagctacctataaattttttttttttactgacaatcggtttatgttcatgttcatataaaccgattctggatattCGGTTGATTTTCatatccatataaaccgattctgggtagaagcAAGTTTCAAAAACTCTTTGTATGTTTTTGAGGTTACAATCGGTTGATACCAAtgacaacataaaccgattctaagttggtgttcttcaaaaaaaaaaaaaaattcaatttttcataATCATTTGATGATTCTTATCAATTCTGCtcgtttatcttttgtttttgtgcTAACTTGCATCATCTCGTTCATTTTTTCCGATTTGATAGATCTATTTTCGTATCTCCTTAAAATAAAATCTTCTCTTAATAAAGTTCTTTGTAGATCTAAAGGACCACTAAATTATCTTCACGAATATCTTCAAACTTGTTTACCAATTAGATGCACCACCATAGCATATCATTCcgagctgtttctagcgccaaaatgtagttgcaggaaatcctacaatcacACCCTTAGAGAGATTCTAATAACAATCTAAGTAATCATCTTCCAATCAATACATTCATTCACAAAATCTCTAATATTATTACAAGTTAATATGAAGAACTCTAACTTGGAGAATAAATAATCTTTCTGGCTCCTAAATTCCAAGTCTATGttttcaaaaagatctctctctttacaAGGTCACTCGACCCtcttatataggagtttacatagtagATGACATCTAATAAAGTCCTTATTTTCGGAATTGGTATGCGTTATTAACGCACGTTTACATTGACTTTACTCGCACGTATTCTACAACTTCGCACGATCATCACACTTTATTCGTGATCCTTCTGACGTCATCCGATGTATCATTTTGAATATACTGTATGCGATGAACTTTGCTTGTTCATTAAATCTTTATTTCGCATTGTGCGGTATTTTGTATCTACAAACTAATTATGAAATCAGGATGTATTATCATCGTCTAATCAAGGTTGTTGCCGgtgatttttccttgaacttttgTAAGTTGAAAGTATGAATTTGAACAAGCACACAACTTTGTTGGAGTGATTGTTAGCGAATTTGAACTATTTTGCGTGCCAAAAATAAATTGGATGAAAGTATGAGTTTGCTCtgaactttatatttatttatctttttttattttttttttggggtgGTGGTGGGGAATCCGTTGTTTCACTCTCATGCACAATGCTTTCATGAGAACGCATATTCTCCGTGACCTTAACTTTCATAATTGAATTTAAAAAAGCTCGATCTAACAGAAGCTTCACGACTTGACAACTCATATATGCTGCGACTTAAAATGGTCTTCGCTTGCACTTACTGTTGCACATAGTAAGTGCCCATAGGTTTGGTTCCTTTGGGGATTGCATATATAAAGGCGTTACATGGATGGATTAAACAAGATTTTTGTTCCTGATGGTGTAGATTCCATAAACGACATGTTTTAATTTCCCTCTCCTGTTTTTAAAATGTGCAACCCTGCTGTTAAGCCATAGCATGCACAATTCGCTTTTTAGGTTCGTGCTCTGGTTTCAGTTCCATATGGGGATGAATCCAATCCTAGGATAGGGCATTAACCTTCCTGGAAAGCCGGTCCGCCATAATAATCAGTTTTTTCGAAGCAAGTTAAGTAACACAAAATGGACGACATAAACGAAGATTGTGGTAACAGTATCAATCTCATCATAAAGCCAAGTTATTAGGCAGACGATATTGCTCTCTAATCCCATTGGCCAAGCTTAAAAAATACAAAATTCCAAGCACAGAATTTTGAACGCAGCTGAGCTAATTCGTCAAACTTTGCCTCGTTTGCCGTTTCATCAGCCCAATCTCGGTTAAAGCTGAACTACAAGTTTCAATGCCTTACAGCTTACGTGTACTGAGATTTTATGACGCCCTACTAAAGCATTTAACCACCTAATCAAATGTCAAATACGCCCCTTGTGTTTTGTCGATATTATGAAGCTGGGCATAAAAGACGAGAAATCCTGAGTATACTACTAGTAATTTCTCATGCATTACGCCTTGCGGTGACAAAAATCTGACACAGCCGAGTTTCGTCTCATTTTTAGATATCTGCAGCACGAAATACAAGACGCGCATGTTAATGCTTAGACTCTCTAGTTTCTCAGATCTCTGGTTCAACATCTTATACTATATATATGTGCTAGACCGTGCACAGAGCATAGAGAGTGAGACCGTCAAGGGTTCTTCTTGGAGAATTCTACTAGTATTGATTTAGATCGGAGAATGTGTAGTAACAGTAGATGGAATCCAACACAAGAGCAAATAGATATGTTAGAAGGGTTTTACAAAGCAGGAATAAAAACACCAAGGGCTCAAGAAATTCAACATTTGACAAGCAAGTTGAGAGTGTATGGTGATATTGAAGCTAAGAATGTCTTTTATTGGTTTCAAAATCATAAAGCTAGACAGAAACAAAGACAAGTTAGACATAGTTATGGTCATGATCCAAGaattcataagaagtttctttaTAATCCAATGTCATCTCGTAAGGATTCAGATCCATGTCCATTTCCATACACCAATAGTAACGGCAACTCTTTCTCTCATTCAATCACTTTTTCTTACAGAGACGTAAGATTTGATCTAACAAGTGATTTTGTTTTTGTGTAGTCATTTCAGGTTTTTGCAGCAGTAAAAGTAGTCCATATTAAGTGCCGGCAGGGCCAAGTACTTGGCCACCTCCATCTTATGCCCATCGACGTCAAAATCTAAAGTTGCCACTTCCTCCAAGAAGTGCTATTATTGGAAGATCTTCCACCAACATTGCCAATCCTAATATACAACCAGCTGATAATCATGCTCATGGTATCGAGTACGTCAATTATAAGGAGAAACAGGCCTTGGCATGTACTAGTAGTAGTATAAGTTCTGTTGAGACATTACCATTGTTTCCTATACATCCAACAGGGATTCTAAAATCTAACAACGAAGAAAAGTACgattcttcttcatcaacaaaattttcATTATGTAGTGCGAGTAGTAGTACTTATCATCAAGAAGAGTATGATCCTAATGAAGCACAAAGTCGGAGCAGTCAACAATTCTTTGATTTCTTTGCAACTCATTAGGTAATCGAAATCATCTTTTATAGTAAGGTTAATTACCCGAAAATTCTTGTAATTGATCATCAAAGTTGAAGATTTAGGTTCTATTTTTGGTTCCAATTTTTGTTCCCTCTAACAGTGAATCTTCAATTATTGATCATGGAATAGGTAACTCACTGGTGGATAAATTTCCAAAAAGGATAACATGTCTTGTCTAAGTGAACAAAAACTAAAATGAAGATCACTGAAGACTATTCATTGCATTAAAAAACCAAGAAATTCTTACAACTCCTTCCTTTCATATTGTAAAGGCGGAATATGACGTAGTTACATTTGTCTATAACTATAAAAATAGAGTGATTGTCTACACTGCTAAACAAGCttaggaaaaagattaaaaaaaaaaggcacGAAGATGGAGAAAGATAAAACGAAATTCTTAACGGATGGGATACCTTTCCTATCCCTTTTCTAgtgtttcttttttatttaatggAAATGGGACATTAGACTTGCGGATTCATATTATTTCATCACAGAGGATATTTTGAGGATTACATAGTTAAGGACTTTACATCACATGGACGGATGACAATACAGATTCTTTGTTCTTGATGGTGTAGATCCCATGGGGTTACATAATCATGTTTTAACTTTTAATTTTAGTCTCCCTCTTTTTCGATAATGTACAACCCTGCTCAGATGCCATTGCATGCACATTAAGTTGAGTAAAACAAAATGGACGACATACACGAAGGGTTGGGTTTCTTTGTTATAACAGTATCTATTTAATCATTTATGTTAAGATGCAGACAATGCTCTCTAATCCCATTCGTCAAACTTAAAAACACCACAAAATCCCAAGAACAGAAGTTTGAAAGTTGAGACAGTATATGATAGTTGCAACATATCCGTAATTCGTCAAACTTTGCCTTAATTGTCATTTCAACAGCCCAATCTCTGTTAAAGCTGAACTACAACTTCCAATGCCTTACAGCTTACTAGCACCATATATTTGGCCTACACTGTACTGAGCTTTTATGGTGCCCTACAAACGCCTATAACTACCTAATTGAATGCCAAATACACCCCTTGTATTTTGTTGATATTATGAAGCGCATAAAAGACAAGAAATTGTGAGGATACTGGTAATTTCACATGCATAATGTCTCGCAGTGACTAAAATCTGACACGGCCGAATTTCGTCTCGTTTTCAGATATCTGCAGCACCAATTACAATACGCGCATGTTAATGCCTAGGCCCTAGACTCTCTAGTTTCTCATCTCTCTGGTTCAACATCTTATAGTACTACTATATATGTGCTGCACTATCACTAATCACCATGCGCAAAGCATAGAGAGTTAATTAGAACGTCAAGGGTTCTTCTTGCAGAATTACACTAGTATTGATTTAGATCGGAGATGTGTGGTAACAGTAGATGGAATCCAAAAGAAGAGCAAATAGATATGTTAGAAGGGTTTTACAAAGCAGGAATAAAAACACCAAGCGCTCAAGAAATTCAACATATGACAAGCAAGTTGAAAGTCTATGGTGATATTGAAGCTAAGAATGTCTTTTATTGGTTTCAGAATCATAAAGCTAGACAGAAACAAAGACAAGTTAGACATACTTATGGTTATGATCCAAGAATCCATCTGATCAATCAAATCTCATCTCCTATGGGATCAGCACTTTATCCATGTCCTTACACCAATGTTAACGAGTTCTCTCATTTAATCACTTTCTTACGGAGACGAAATGTAGATACCAAAAACCGTGCTCGTCATGTGGCGCCAAATGAAGACCGAAGTAGTATAACATCCCTAGGATAGTCAACATAATATTTTAGCTTGGTTTCCTTAGTTTGTAAGTAAAGATTATATTTGTAAATTCATTTCTACTCTCTACTACTTAAGAAAATatctaagagagagaaagggatcaGATTTTATTTtatccttatcttcttcttccctaaaaaactagatctagagctcCCAAAAAACTCTTTAATGGAGTCTATGTAAACCAAATAATTATTAGTGAAGAACAATGAGTACAAGTGTGGGTGTAGCTATGGATTTTCCGTAATTACATTTTGGCGCCGGAAAACAGGGATTGAACCTAtgtttgttgattcaagaaagttGCAGCGAAGTTTAGCTGCACCAGAAACGCGTTTTCATTGGATCTCAACGATTGAGGGGCAAAAACGGAAGACTGGATGAAGATTTACATCTTCAGACAACATATTTCACCAAAACTGGAAGAAGACCGAAAAACAAGGATGCAGAATAATCGTTCAAACAACAGCAGATCAAGAAGAAAACCGTCCTTCTTAACTCATCCCTTTTTCTTATTATCGTTTGCTTTCGGATCTAGTGATTTATAAAAGAAAGTTTTGAAAAACTTTTCCATAAACTTTAGTTATTTACAACGAGGATTAGATAtttgttggaacaaaggagaatatttggtttctctatttatgattggcttacaccgcaagaaaatattctttagatatgttgctatctatacgaatatgtggaatgtataggatatatatatacacgtcttgtaaaacctccattgataataagaaaccctaatcattcttctcccgtggacgtaggctatagccgaaccacgttaaactgtgtttcttctttaatctgttttagttaactgcataacatcttatgcagatccaatattgactgcataacatcttatgcataccaaCATGGTATCAGGGGATCGTTAATGATCCTGGCCGTTTCTCTGTAATCAAGTTTCGTTTCTCTGTGTGTTTACTATGGCACAATCAGATcataatactagtttgcgtttaACCTCTGTCTTGCTGAATGATGTCAATTATGTCAGCTGGTATAGGGCCGCTGCTCTTGCTCTTGGGGGTAAAAGAAAGTCTGGGTATATTGGTGAGAATAGTACTTGTCCAGATGCTAAAGATCCAAAGTATGAACATTGGATTGCTGATGATCAACTGGTTCGCACGTGGCTTCTCCAGTCGATGGAACCACATATTTTAGAAATTTTCTCGTTTTCAGAATCTGCAAATGATTTGTGGAAGTCTGTTGCTAGTCTGTATGGCTTACGGAATAATGCTGCTCGGGTGTTTGAGCTGAAGCGTGAGATTGCTGAGGATGCACAAGGTACGAAAAGTTTTACTGAgcattttggttatttaaaaagGAAGTGGGATGAACTGGATGCATATCGTCCTCATGCAACTGATGCCAAAATTCTCTTAAAGAGGGTtgaggaggataaattttttgatgTGCTCAGTAGCCTCACATCAGAGTATGAATCTCTTAGAAGCACTATTCTCATGAGTGCTGAATTGCCAAGTTTGTCTAGTGTCTGTGCGACTGTGCAGCGTGAAGAGACACGCAAGAAAGTTATGAATCCTGTTTCTAATAGCATTGTAGACATGGATGCTGCTGAATCCAGTGCTCTTCTGAGCTCCAGAGATGATAAACGAAGAGCCATGACATTTGATAAGGACAAGACTTCTCGTGCTAAGGGTAAGAGAGAAGTTTTTCATTGTGATCATTGTAATAAAACTGGTTACACCAAGGATCATTGTTGGGATATTTATCCTCGTCTTAAAGctaattttgacaaaaataagCTTGCTCGAGATGCTGTAGCTGATAATTCATCCTTTACCATAGACCAGTTGAAGGATTTCTTTCACCAGTTGAGTAATAAGAATGAGCGCAAGGCCAACAATACTTCAGGTAACCTGCTAGCCTTTCTTATTACGCCTGTTTCCAACCGTCACATTTGTATTATTGATTCAGGAGCTACAGATcatatggaaaatgatccttcgtcagttcatgcatttattcacagctctcataaaaatgtgtctgttgctaatggctctactgctcctgtgctgggcagtgggaaagtgcatttttttccagattgtcCGCCATCTAATGCACTTGTTGTTCCCTCGTTTCCTACTCAATTGTTATCTGTTGGTCAAATCACTAATTCTCTGAATTGTGATGTTACATTTACCCCTACCTCGGTCATCTTTCAGGATCGAAACGAAGAAGACGATTGGTAGAGGCATCTTTTCTCATGGATTGTACCTGTTACGCTCTAGTGACATGGCATGTCTCACTCACAGATCAACTCCGCAGTTTCTTTATCATCAAAGACTTGGACATCCTTCCAGTCGTGTTTTGTCTAGGATTTTTCCCACTTTTTCTGTTCAGTCTCAAGTCTGTGATGTTTGCCAATTTTCTAAACAATCTTGTTTTCCATTTCCTAACTCTGTGACTCGAGCTACAATGCcttttgaattaattcattctgatttatggggtcctgctccaattgatgcttatgatgggtataaatatttcgttatctttatagatgattggtcacgtgctacatggatctatttactcaaatccaaaactgaagtttcatctGTATTTGTGGATTTTCATTGTATGATCCGCAACCAATTTGATGCACAAGTTAAAAATTTTAGATCAGATAATGGCACTGAGTTTGTCAAAGGCCCTCTTCCAGGTTATTTGCGTAGTCATGGTATTATCCATCAAACTAGCTGTGTTGGTACTTCACAgaaaaatggtgttgctgaaaggaaacTCCGTCATATTATGACCCGTGCTCTTATGATTCATATGCATGTTCCAAAGAAATTTTGGTCTCATGGTTCTCTGACGGCCACTTACTTGATCAATCGTCTGCCTAGTCGTGTgcttgagttcaaatctccattaGAGTTTTTAAAACATCATCAGCCTGACATTTCTCATCTTAGAGTTTTCGGTTGTGTGTGTTATGTACATTTACAGGCAAAGCATCGTGATAAACTGGATTCACGGGAAACTAAGTGTGTGTTCTTTGGTTACTCTTCTACAAAGAAAGGATATATTTGTTATCATCCACCCACTAGAAAGCTACAGATTTCTCGTGATGTTGTGTTTGATGAAACATTGGCTTATTTTCAGTGTGATTCTGGCAGTCGgtctcagggggagtgttatacagATTTGGCACCACTTCCAGTTATTAATGAGATACCTACTGCAACAGATTCCCACAGAGATAATGTAGAGTTGGTGGACTTACCTACTGCAgtgttggatgtgcataatgAAGCAGTTCATGAAGAAGCTTCAGACAATAATGTTAATGTTACTGATGATAATACAGGACTACAAGATGTGCCGCATCAAGTTCCATAAACTGAGGTTATGGTTCCACAACCAGTGGTACCAGTTGTCAGAACCTCAAGTCGTGAGAAGAAGGCTCCAGagaaatacaaagatttctttacATATCATTCCGCTGCGTATCC encodes the following:
- the LOC113311315 gene encoding WUSCHEL-related homeobox 5-like; translated protein: MCSNSRWNPTQEQIDMLEGFYKAGIKTPRAQEIQHLTSKLRVYGDIEAKNVFYWFQNHKARQKQRQVRHSYGHDPRIHKKFLYNPMSSRKDSDPCPFPYTNSNGPSTWPPPSYAHRRQNLKLPLPPRSAIIGRSSTNIANPNIQPADNHAHGIEYVNYKEKQALACTSSSISSVETLPLFPIHPTGILKSNNEEKYDSSSSTKFSLCSASSSTYHQEEYDPNEAQSRSSQQFFDFFATH